In Oryzias melastigma strain HK-1 linkage group LG18, ASM292280v2, whole genome shotgun sequence, one DNA window encodes the following:
- the LOC112156440 gene encoding solute carrier family 12 member 6 isoform X1: protein MASVRFTVTPTKTEDLPGLSDTSPDISSRSGARVRFGSRESVNRSDLQSEASGAASAGGGGADTPERSSIEQGDGHSKISNVYINNTHGMDDDDFYDRNLALFEEEMDTRPKVSSLLNRLANYTNLTQGAKEHEEAESIGEKKKPSKSPQMGTFMGVYLPCLQNIFGVILFLRLTWVVGTAGVLQALCIVFVCCCCTMLTAISMSAIATNGVVPAGGSYFMISRSLGPEFGGAVGLCFYLGTTFAGAMYILGAIEIFLLYIVPDAAIFHGDGGAMLNNMRVYGSICLLLMSLLVFVGVKYVNKLASVFLACVIISIISIYVGALVSAFKEPDFSVCMLGNRTINGHYVKDNHCEKIFSAPDENKGEIPEGNFSLSFENSTMEPPPPPTHTPAAGNQTTDLWQHFCQSRDLNATCDEYFTNNHFSQIKGIPGLASGVITENLWSSYLSKGAVVEKSSLTSVQASHPASTQLPYVFVDITTSFTLLVGIFFPSVTGIMAGSNRSGDLKDAQRSIPIGTIFAILTTSIVYLSSVVLFGACIDGVVLRDKFGDSVGGKLVVGTLAWPDPMVIVIGSFFSTCGAGLQSLTGAPRLLQAIAKDNIIPFLRVFGHGKPNGEPTWALLLTALIAELGILIASLDMVAPILTMFFLMCYLFVNLACALQTLLRTPNWRPRFSYYHWTLSFLGMTICLALMFISSWYYAIVAMVIAGMIYKYIEYHGAEKEWGDGIRGLSLSAARYALLRLEEGPPHTKNWRPQLLVLLKLDEDAHVKSPRLLTFASQLKAGKGLTIVGTVVSGNFLQSFGESLAAEQTLKHLMEKERVKGFCQCIVAQKPREGISHMIQSSGLGGMKPNTVVMGWPHAWRQSEDPQSWKTFINTVRVTTAAHLALLVPKNISLFPTNSEPCTEGYIDVWWIVHDGGMLMLLPFLLRQHKVWRKCGMRIFTVAQMEDNSIQMKKDLATFLYHLRIEAEVEVVEMHDSDISAYTYERTLMMEQRSQMLRQMRLSKSDREREAQLVKDRNSMLRLTSIGSDDDDDTDGGDRVGSAGSSEHHRRVQMTWTKEKAQQYRATHSGCSTPEGFRDMLSMRPDHSNVRRMHTAVKLNEVIVNKSHDARLVLLNMPGPPRNTEGDENYMEFLEVLTEGLERVLLVRGGGSEVITIYS from the exons ATGGCGTCGGTGCGCTTCACGGTGACACCCACCAAGACCGAGGACCTCCCGGGACTGTCGGACACGTCGCCTGACATCAGCTCGCGCTCCGGGGCCCGCGTGCGCTTCGGCTCCAGGGAGAGCGTCAACAGAAGTGACCTGCAGAGCGAGGCGTCGGGGGCCGCTTCTGCTGGAGGAGGGGGGGCCGACACACCTGAGCGCAGCAGCATAGAGCAAG GCGATGGACACTCCAAGATCTCCAATGTTTACATCAACAACACTCACGGCATGGACGACGACGACTTCTACGACAGAAACCTGGCCCTGTTTGAG GAGGAGATGGACACTCGGCCCAAAGTTTCCTCTCTGCTCAACCGTTTGGCAAACTACACCAACCTGACGCAGGGGGCCAAAGAGCACGAAGAGGCTGAGAGCATCGGGGAGAAGAAGAAACCCAGCAAG TCTCCACAGATGGGAACCTTCATGGGCGTCTACCTGCCCTGCCTGCAAAATATCTTCGGGGTCATCTTGTTCCTGCGGCTGACCTGGGTGGTGGGGACAGCCGGCGTGCTACAGGCGCTCTGCATCGTCttcgtctgctgctgctgc ACGATGCTGACCGCCATCTCCATGAGCGCCATAGCAACCAACGGAGTCGTTCCAG CCGGGGGTTCCTACTTCATGATCAGCCGCTCTCTGGGTCCAGAGTTTGGGGGCGCCGTGGGGCTGTGCTTCTACCTGGGCACCACCTTCGCTGGGGCCATGTACATCCTGGGAGCCATCGAGATCTTTCTG TTGTACATTGTGCCTGATGCGGCCATCTTTCACGGCGACGGGGGAGCCATGCTGAACAACATGCGTGTGTACGGCAGCATCTGCCTCCTCCTCATGTCCCTGCTGGTCTTCGTGGGTGTCAAATACGTGAACAAGCTGGCGTCGGTCTTCCTGGCGTGCgtcatcatctccatcatctcgATTTATGTCGGAGCGCTCGTCTCAGCCTTCAAGGAGCCAGATTTCTC AGTGTGCATGCTGGGGAACAGGACCATCAACGGCCACTATGTTAAAGACAACCACTGTGAAAAGATCTTCTCAGCGCCGGATGAAAACAAAGGAGAGATCCCCGAGGGAAACTTCAGCCTCAGCTTCG AAAACAGCACCATGGAACCGCCCCCACCCCCCACGCACACACCTGCAGCCGGGAACCAGACCACAGATCTCTGGCAGCATTTCTGTCAAAGCCGGGACCTGAACGCCACCTGTGACGAATACTTTACCAACAACCACTTCTCCCAGATTAAGGGCATTCCGGGGCTGGCGAGTGGGGTTATTACAG AGAACCTGTGGAGCTCCTACCTCAGCAAAGGAGCCGTGGTGGAGAAGAGCTCCCTGACCTCCGTCCAGGCCTCCCATCCTGCTTCCACTCAGCTCCCGTACGTCTTTGTGGACATCACCACCTCCTTCACGCTGCTGGTGGGAATCTTCTTCCCATCTGTCACAG GAATCATGGCTGGCTCCAATCGCTCCGGGGATCTGAAGGATGCTCAGCGCTCGATTCCCATCGGAACCATCTTTGCCATCCTCACCACCTCCATCGTCT ACTTGAGCAGCGTGGTTCTGTTCGGGGCCTGCATCGACGGCGTGGTCCTCAGAGACAA gtttGGAGACTCTGTGGGGGGAAAGCTGGTGGTGGGGACGCTGGCGTGGCCCGATCCCATGGTCATCGTGATTGGCTCCTTCTTCTCGACGTGCGGGGCCGGCCTCCAGTCTCTGACCGGCGCCCCCAGACTTCTGCAGGCCATCGCCAAGGACAACATCATCCCTTTCCTCAGG GTGTTCGGTCACGGCAAACCTAACGGCGAGCCCACCTGGGCGCTGCTCCTCACCGCGTTGATAGCAGAGCTGGGGATCCTCATCGCCTCTCTGGACATGGTTGCTCCCATCCTTACAAT GTTCTTCCTGATGTGTTACTTGTTTGTGAACCTGGCCTGCGCCCTCCAGACGCTCCTCAGGACGCCCAACTGGAGGCCACGCTTCTCCTACTATCACTG GACCTTGTCGTTTTTGGGGATGACGATCTGCCTCGCTCTCATGTTCATATCCTCCTGGTACTATGCCATCGTTGCCATGGTGATTGCTGGGATGATCTACAAATACATCGAGTATCACGG GGCTGAGAAGGAGTGGGGGGATGGGATTCGGGGCCTGTCCCTCAGCGCTGCCCGGTACGCCCTGCTGAGGCTGGAAGAGGGCCCGCCCCACACCAAAAACTGGAG GCCTCAGCTGTTGGTGCTGCTGAAGCTGGACGAGGACGCCCACGTCAAGTCTCCACGTCTGCTGACGTTCGCCAGCCAGCTGAAGGCCGGGAAGGGCCTGACCATTGTCGGCACTGTGGTTTCTGGGAACTTCCTGCAGAGCTTCGGGGAGTCTCTCGCAGCAGAGCAG ACTCTGAAGCACCTGATGGAGAAGGAGCGCGTGAAGGGCTTCTGTCAGTGCATCGTGGCGCAGAAGCCCCGAGAGGGCATCAGCCACATGATCCAGTCCAGCGGGCTGGGGGGCATGAAACCCAACACGGTGGTGATGGGCTGGCCTCACGCCTGGAGGCAAAGCGAGGACCCCCAGTCCTGGAAGACCTTCATCA ACACGGTGCGGGTGACGACGGCGGCCCACCTGGCCCTGCTGGTCCCCAAAAACATCTCCCTGTTCCCCACCAACAGCGAGCCCTGCACAGAGGGCTACATCGACGTGTGGTGGATTGTGCACGACGGGGGGATGCTGATGCTGCTGCCGTTCCTTCTACGTCAGCACAAG GTGTGGAGGAAGTGTGGCATGAGAATCTTCACTGTGGCCCAGATGGAGGATAACTCCATCCAGATGAAGAAGGACCTGGCAACCTTCCTTTATCACCTGCGCATCGAGGCCGAGGTGGAGGTGGTGGAAATG CATGACAGCGACATCAGTGCCTACACCTACGAAAGGACGCTGATGATGGAGCAGAGGTCCCAGATGCTCAGACAGATGCGGCTCTCCAAGTCGGATCGGGAGCGGGAG GCTCAGCTGGTCAAAGATCGTAACTCGATGCTCCGCCTCACCAGCATCGGCTCGGATGACGACGATGACACAGACGGCGGGGACAGAGTGGGGAGCGCTGGCAGCTCGGAGCACCACCGCCGCGTTCAGATGACCTGGACCAAAGAAAAGGCGCAGCAGTACAGAGCCACACACTCGGGCTGCTCCACGCCCGAAGGCTTCAGAGACATGCTCAGCATGAGACC GGACCACTCCAACGTCAGGCGTATGCACACGGCCGTCAAACTCAATGAAGTCATCGTCAACAAATCCCACGATGCTCGGCTGGTCCTGCTCAACATGCCGGGGCCCCCCAGGAACACCGAGGGAGACGAGAACT ACATGGAGTTCCTGGAGGTTCTGACTGAAGGTCTGGAGCGAGTCCTGCTGGTCAGGGGAGGAGGAAGTGAGGTCATCACCATCTACTCCTGA
- the LOC112156440 gene encoding solute carrier family 12 member 6 isoform X2: protein MISRSLGPEFGGAVGLCFYLGTTFAGAMYILGAIEIFLLYIVPDAAIFHGDGGAMLNNMRVYGSICLLLMSLLVFVGVKYVNKLASVFLACVIISIISIYVGALVSAFKEPDFSVCMLGNRTINGHYVKDNHCEKIFSAPDENKGEIPEGNFSLSFENSTMEPPPPPTHTPAAGNQTTDLWQHFCQSRDLNATCDEYFTNNHFSQIKGIPGLASGVITENLWSSYLSKGAVVEKSSLTSVQASHPASTQLPYVFVDITTSFTLLVGIFFPSVTGIMAGSNRSGDLKDAQRSIPIGTIFAILTTSIVYLSSVVLFGACIDGVVLRDKFGDSVGGKLVVGTLAWPDPMVIVIGSFFSTCGAGLQSLTGAPRLLQAIAKDNIIPFLRVFGHGKPNGEPTWALLLTALIAELGILIASLDMVAPILTMFFLMCYLFVNLACALQTLLRTPNWRPRFSYYHWTLSFLGMTICLALMFISSWYYAIVAMVIAGMIYKYIEYHGAEKEWGDGIRGLSLSAARYALLRLEEGPPHTKNWRPQLLVLLKLDEDAHVKSPRLLTFASQLKAGKGLTIVGTVVSGNFLQSFGESLAAEQTLKHLMEKERVKGFCQCIVAQKPREGISHMIQSSGLGGMKPNTVVMGWPHAWRQSEDPQSWKTFINTVRVTTAAHLALLVPKNISLFPTNSEPCTEGYIDVWWIVHDGGMLMLLPFLLRQHKVWRKCGMRIFTVAQMEDNSIQMKKDLATFLYHLRIEAEVEVVEMHDSDISAYTYERTLMMEQRSQMLRQMRLSKSDREREAQLVKDRNSMLRLTSIGSDDDDDTDGGDRVGSAGSSEHHRRVQMTWTKEKAQQYRATHSGCSTPEGFRDMLSMRPDHSNVRRMHTAVKLNEVIVNKSHDARLVLLNMPGPPRNTEGDENYMEFLEVLTEGLERVLLVRGGGSEVITIYS, encoded by the exons ATGATCAGCCGCTCTCTGGGTCCAGAGTTTGGGGGCGCCGTGGGGCTGTGCTTCTACCTGGGCACCACCTTCGCTGGGGCCATGTACATCCTGGGAGCCATCGAGATCTTTCTG TTGTACATTGTGCCTGATGCGGCCATCTTTCACGGCGACGGGGGAGCCATGCTGAACAACATGCGTGTGTACGGCAGCATCTGCCTCCTCCTCATGTCCCTGCTGGTCTTCGTGGGTGTCAAATACGTGAACAAGCTGGCGTCGGTCTTCCTGGCGTGCgtcatcatctccatcatctcgATTTATGTCGGAGCGCTCGTCTCAGCCTTCAAGGAGCCAGATTTCTC AGTGTGCATGCTGGGGAACAGGACCATCAACGGCCACTATGTTAAAGACAACCACTGTGAAAAGATCTTCTCAGCGCCGGATGAAAACAAAGGAGAGATCCCCGAGGGAAACTTCAGCCTCAGCTTCG AAAACAGCACCATGGAACCGCCCCCACCCCCCACGCACACACCTGCAGCCGGGAACCAGACCACAGATCTCTGGCAGCATTTCTGTCAAAGCCGGGACCTGAACGCCACCTGTGACGAATACTTTACCAACAACCACTTCTCCCAGATTAAGGGCATTCCGGGGCTGGCGAGTGGGGTTATTACAG AGAACCTGTGGAGCTCCTACCTCAGCAAAGGAGCCGTGGTGGAGAAGAGCTCCCTGACCTCCGTCCAGGCCTCCCATCCTGCTTCCACTCAGCTCCCGTACGTCTTTGTGGACATCACCACCTCCTTCACGCTGCTGGTGGGAATCTTCTTCCCATCTGTCACAG GAATCATGGCTGGCTCCAATCGCTCCGGGGATCTGAAGGATGCTCAGCGCTCGATTCCCATCGGAACCATCTTTGCCATCCTCACCACCTCCATCGTCT ACTTGAGCAGCGTGGTTCTGTTCGGGGCCTGCATCGACGGCGTGGTCCTCAGAGACAA gtttGGAGACTCTGTGGGGGGAAAGCTGGTGGTGGGGACGCTGGCGTGGCCCGATCCCATGGTCATCGTGATTGGCTCCTTCTTCTCGACGTGCGGGGCCGGCCTCCAGTCTCTGACCGGCGCCCCCAGACTTCTGCAGGCCATCGCCAAGGACAACATCATCCCTTTCCTCAGG GTGTTCGGTCACGGCAAACCTAACGGCGAGCCCACCTGGGCGCTGCTCCTCACCGCGTTGATAGCAGAGCTGGGGATCCTCATCGCCTCTCTGGACATGGTTGCTCCCATCCTTACAAT GTTCTTCCTGATGTGTTACTTGTTTGTGAACCTGGCCTGCGCCCTCCAGACGCTCCTCAGGACGCCCAACTGGAGGCCACGCTTCTCCTACTATCACTG GACCTTGTCGTTTTTGGGGATGACGATCTGCCTCGCTCTCATGTTCATATCCTCCTGGTACTATGCCATCGTTGCCATGGTGATTGCTGGGATGATCTACAAATACATCGAGTATCACGG GGCTGAGAAGGAGTGGGGGGATGGGATTCGGGGCCTGTCCCTCAGCGCTGCCCGGTACGCCCTGCTGAGGCTGGAAGAGGGCCCGCCCCACACCAAAAACTGGAG GCCTCAGCTGTTGGTGCTGCTGAAGCTGGACGAGGACGCCCACGTCAAGTCTCCACGTCTGCTGACGTTCGCCAGCCAGCTGAAGGCCGGGAAGGGCCTGACCATTGTCGGCACTGTGGTTTCTGGGAACTTCCTGCAGAGCTTCGGGGAGTCTCTCGCAGCAGAGCAG ACTCTGAAGCACCTGATGGAGAAGGAGCGCGTGAAGGGCTTCTGTCAGTGCATCGTGGCGCAGAAGCCCCGAGAGGGCATCAGCCACATGATCCAGTCCAGCGGGCTGGGGGGCATGAAACCCAACACGGTGGTGATGGGCTGGCCTCACGCCTGGAGGCAAAGCGAGGACCCCCAGTCCTGGAAGACCTTCATCA ACACGGTGCGGGTGACGACGGCGGCCCACCTGGCCCTGCTGGTCCCCAAAAACATCTCCCTGTTCCCCACCAACAGCGAGCCCTGCACAGAGGGCTACATCGACGTGTGGTGGATTGTGCACGACGGGGGGATGCTGATGCTGCTGCCGTTCCTTCTACGTCAGCACAAG GTGTGGAGGAAGTGTGGCATGAGAATCTTCACTGTGGCCCAGATGGAGGATAACTCCATCCAGATGAAGAAGGACCTGGCAACCTTCCTTTATCACCTGCGCATCGAGGCCGAGGTGGAGGTGGTGGAAATG CATGACAGCGACATCAGTGCCTACACCTACGAAAGGACGCTGATGATGGAGCAGAGGTCCCAGATGCTCAGACAGATGCGGCTCTCCAAGTCGGATCGGGAGCGGGAG GCTCAGCTGGTCAAAGATCGTAACTCGATGCTCCGCCTCACCAGCATCGGCTCGGATGACGACGATGACACAGACGGCGGGGACAGAGTGGGGAGCGCTGGCAGCTCGGAGCACCACCGCCGCGTTCAGATGACCTGGACCAAAGAAAAGGCGCAGCAGTACAGAGCCACACACTCGGGCTGCTCCACGCCCGAAGGCTTCAGAGACATGCTCAGCATGAGACC GGACCACTCCAACGTCAGGCGTATGCACACGGCCGTCAAACTCAATGAAGTCATCGTCAACAAATCCCACGATGCTCGGCTGGTCCTGCTCAACATGCCGGGGCCCCCCAGGAACACCGAGGGAGACGAGAACT ACATGGAGTTCCTGGAGGTTCTGACTGAAGGTCTGGAGCGAGTCCTGCTGGTCAGGGGAGGAGGAAGTGAGGTCATCACCATCTACTCCTGA
- the lpcat4 gene encoding lysophospholipid acyltransferase LPCAT4, producing MEARRCSSAAQQDCAHPFIHDVKLSTAQRIKGALLGSILFPLRVTLAALFFLIMWPLARLRLAGLSEEERAKPVTGWRSWLFHPPIWLLSRAVFFSLGFLWVRVKGRRANLREAPVLVVAPHSGFFDMLVLCPTQLATVVSRSENTSLPVIGALLEFNQSVLVSRKDPESRKKAVAQLIQRLTSGGYWPQMLMFPEGTTTNGRSLIKFKPGAFLAGVPVQPVLLHYPNRLDTVRWTYRGTTWMEAIWYTTSQLYTNMTVEFLPVYKPSEEEKKDPNLYADNVQKLMARALGVPATDYVMEGRVPVSKVGGLSLPLESPARAALTELRRGGLGEQEIQATIDRIINRCGEDPQGSKVSVEELASVLGLRDRRAALHVCGLYSKDESVDLRQLGLSVLALSGLTDFGSLLHSAFTLFDREKRGSLSAQQLSGLMGALLGVPQQDTAALYAEACGGGSLTEGKLLQVLTQHHTYQKVKEFLESQEAGSPVTPPKAKGVNATNGHSVIRETPPPHNKKQE from the exons ATGGAGGCGCGCAGGTGTTCCTCCGCGGCGCAGCAGGACTGCGCGCATCCGTTCATCCATGACGTGAAGCTGAGCACGGCGCAGAGGATCAAG GGGGCGCTCCTGGGCTCAATCCTCTTCCCGTTGCGCGTCACCCTGGCGGCGCTCTTCTTCCTCATCATGTGGCCCCTGGCCCGGCTGCGACTGGCCGGCCTGTCCGAGGAGGAGCGTGCCAAACCCGTGACGGGCTGGCGGAGCTGGCTGTTCCACCCCCCCATCTGGCTCCTGAGTCGCGCTGTCTTCTTCTCCCTGGGCTTCCTGTGGGTCAGGGTGAAGGGACGGCGGGCCAACCTGAGGGAGGCGCCGGTGCTGGTGGTGGCCCCCCACAGCGGCTTCTTCGACATGCTGGTTCTGTGTCCCACCCAGCTGGCGACGGTGGTGTCGCGCTCTGAGAACACCAGCCTGCCTGTCATCGGAG CCCTGCTGGAGTTCAACCAGTCCGTGTTGGTGAGTCGGAAGGATCCGGAGTCCAGGAAGAAGGCCGTGGCTCAGCTCATCCAGAGGCTCACCTCTGGTGGATATTGGCCTCAG ATGCTGATGTTTCCTGAAGGAACCACAACCAATGGACGCTCCCTCATCAAATTCAAACCAG GAGCCTTCCTGGCCGGCGTCCCGGTCCAACCCGTCCTCCTGCATTACCCGAACAGGCTG GACACTGTTCGTTGGACGTACAGAGGAACAACCTG GATGGAGGCGATCTGGTACACCACGTCTCAGCTCTACACCAACATGACAGTGGAG TTCTTGCCGGTTTATAAACcttcagaggaagagaagaaggACCCCAACCTGTACGCCGACAACGTCCAGAAGCTGATGGCCCG AGCTTTGGGGGTCCCGGCTACAGATTATGTGATGGAGGGCCGGGTTCCTGTCAGTAAAGTGGGTGGTCTGTCTCTGCCGCTGGAGTCTCCGGCCCGAGCTGCGCTGACGGAGCTGCGCCGAGGCGG CCTGGGGGAGCAGGAGATCCAAGCGACCATCGACAGGATAATCAACAGGTGTGGGGAGGACCCtcaggggtcaaaggtcagcgtgGAGGAGCTGGCCTCCGTGCTGGGATTGAGGGACAGACGAGCAGCACTGCATGTGTGCGGCCTCTATTCCAAG GACGAGAGCGTGGACCTCCGGCAGCTCGGCCTCAGCGTTCTGGCTCTGTCCGGACTGACGGACTTCGGGTCGCTGCTCCATTCTGCCTTCACT CTCTTTGACAGGGAGAAGAGAGGCAGTCTGAGCGCACAGCAGCTCTCTGGCCTCATGGGGGCGCTGCTGGGCGTTCCTCAGCAGGACACCGCCGCTCTGTATGCAGAGGCCTGTGGCGGGGGCTCGCTCACGGAAG GAAAGCTGCTGCAGGTTCTGACCCAACACCACACGTACCAGAAGGTCAAGGAGTTCCTGGAGTCCCAGGAGGCAGGTTCTCCAGTCACTCCCCCTAAAGCCAAAGGTGTGAACGCCACCAACGGACACTCGGTCATCAgggaaaccccgcccccccacaACAAGAAGCAGGAATGA
- the emc4 gene encoding ER membrane protein complex subunit 4 has translation MASPGGQGGVLSTRGGGATRRMKWALELSLGNTRGRGDRQGGQGDVVYPIGFSEKPVPDTSIQETDKNLVEKRCWDVALGPLKQIPMNLFIMYMSGNTISIFPIMMVCMMAWRPIQALMSMSATFKLLESSSQQWLQGLVYLVGNLLGSALAIYKCQSMGLLPTHSSDWLAFIEPPQRMEIMGGGMVL, from the exons ATGGCGTCCCCAGGGGGGCAGGGAGGAGTTTTGTCCACACGAGGAGGCGGGGCCACACGAAGGATGAAGTGGGCTCTGGAGCTGAGCCTTGGAAACACCAG GGGTCGGGGGGATCGGCAGGGGGGTCAGGGGGACGTGGTTTATCCCATCGGATTCTCTGAGAAACCCGTGCCAGACACCAGCATCCAGGAGACGGACAAGAACCTGGTGGAGAAG CGCTGCTGGGACGTGGCCCTGGGGCCCCTGAAGCAGATCCCCATGAACCTGTTCATCATGTATATGTCTGGAAACACTATATCCATCTTCCCCATCATGATGGTGTGCATGATGGCGTGGAGGCCCATCCAGGCTCTCATGTCCATGTCAGCCA CCTTCAAGCTGTTGGAGAGCTCCAGCCAGCAGTGGCTGCAGGGGCTGGTTTACCTGGTGGGGAACCTTCTGGGCTCGGCGCTGGCCATCTATAAGTGTCAGTCCATGGGGCTGCTGCCCACGCACTCGTCTGATTGGCTGGCTTTCATCGAGCCTCCTCAG AGAATGGAGATCATGGGAGGGGGGATGGTGCTGTGA